A genomic segment from Gracilinanus agilis isolate LMUSP501 chromosome 1, AgileGrace, whole genome shotgun sequence encodes:
- the LOC123230554 gene encoding zinc finger protein 883-like produces MAFERDRLLAQEVVTFKDVAVDFTWEEWRLLSPSQKELYKEVMLENARNLLSVGLPVLPEDVISYLEQKDAPWMLEQKGLRSCCPDGEIRPERKANLTEVSLPVEEMDLHRFICDGPDNFVFTEFCVAPQNSSLIEYQRMHPEEKSSESNQCGKTFIHRASLAGHQRIHSCERSYECNQCENTFSQRSSLAVHQRIHTREEHYECKQYGNTLNWSSHLAVYQRMHTGEKPYECNQCGKTFSRSDHLAVHQRIHTGEKPYECNQCGKSFTGNSSLILHQRIHTGEKPYECNQCGKTFSRSDHLTLHQRIHTGEKPYECNQCGKSFTGNSSLVLHQRIHTGEKPYECNQCGKSFRLRSHLANHQRTHTGEKPYECSQCGKSFKGNSSLVLHQRIHTGEKPYECNQCGKSFTVKSNLVLHQRIHTGEKPYECNQCGKSFTVKSSLVLHQRIHTGEKPYECNQCQKTFSRSDYLTVHQRIHTGEKPYECNQCRKTFRLRSHLANHQRTHTGEKPYECNQCGKSFTGNSSLVLHQRIHTGEKPYECKQCGKSFSQSSHLAVHQRIHTGEKTYECKQCGKTFSRSDYLAVHQRIHTGEEP; encoded by the exons ATGGCCTTTGAGAGGGACCGACTCCTGGCCCAG GAGGTGGTGAcgttcaaggatgtggctgtggacttcacatGGGAGGAGTGGCGCCTTTTGTCACCttcccagaaggagctgtacaaggaaGTGATGCTGGAAAATGCCCggaacctgctctctgtgg GGCTTCCAGTTCTCCCAGAAGACGTGATCTCTTATTTGGAACAGAAGGATGCCCCATGGATGCTGGAGCAGAAAGGCCTGAGGAGCTGTTGCCCAg ATGGAGAGATCAGACCTGAAAGGAAGGCGAATCTAACAGAGGTGAGCCTTCCTGTGGAAGAAATGGACCTACACAGATTCATCTGTGATGGTCCTGATAACTTTGTTTTCACAGAATTCTGTGTTGCACCTCAAAATTCATCTCTTATTGAATATCAAAGAATGCACCCTGAGGAAAAATCTAGTGAaagtaatcaatgtggaaagacttttatacaCAGAGCCAGTCTTGCTGGACATCAGAGAATACACTCTTGTGAGAGatcttatgaatgcaatcagtgtgaaAATACATTCAGTCAGAGAtccagtcttgctgtacatcagagaatccacactagagAGGAAcattatgaatgcaagcagtatGGAAATACATTGAATTGGAGTTCCCATCTTGCTGTATatcagagaatgcacactggtgagaaaccttatgaatgcaaccagtgtggaaagacattcagtcggagTGACCATCTTGcggtacatcagagaatccacactggggagaagccttatgaatgcaatcagtgtggaaagtcATTCACAGGTAACTCCAGTCTTattctacatcagagaatccacactggggagaaaccttatgaatgtaaccagtgtggaaagacattcagtcggagTGACCATCTTactctacatcagagaatccacactggtgagaaaccttatgaatgcaaccagTGTGGAAAGTCATTCACAGGTAACTCCAGTCTTgttctacatcagagaatccacactggggagaaaccttatgaatgcaaccagTGTGGAAAGTCATTCAGACTGAGGTCGCATCTTGCCAACCATCAGAGAACacacactggtgagaaaccctatgaatgcagTCAGTGTGGAAAGTCATTCAAAGGTAACTCCAGTCTTGTTctgcatcagagaatccacactggtgagaaaccttatgaatgcaatcagtgtggaaagtcattcacagttaaatCCAATCTTgttctacatcagagaatccacactggggagaaaccttatgaatgcaaccagtgtggaaagtcattcacagttaaatCCAGTCTTgttctacatcagagaatccacactggtgagaaaccttatgaatgcaaccagTGTCAAAAGACATTTAGTCGGAGTGACTatcttactgtacatcagagaatccacactggggagaaaccttatgaatgcaaccagTGTCGAAAGACATTCAGACTGAGGTCGCATCTTGCCAACCATCAGAGAAcacacactggggagaaaccttatgaatgcaatcagtgtggaaagtcATTCACAGGTAACTCCAGTCTTgttctacatcagagaatccacactggtgagaaaccctatgaatgcaaacaatgtggaaagtcATTCAGTCAGAGCTCCCATCtcgctgtacatcagagaattcacactggtgagaaaacttatgaatgcaagcaatgtggaaagacatttagtcGGAGTGActatcttgctgtacatcagagaatccacacggGGGAGGAACCTTAA